ACTGTGGGTTCATGAACCAATCCCATAACTCTGCTGGTCCATAATTTTTTGAAGGGAGGCACCGGCAGATCTGCAGCTTTGACAGGCTTCAGAAGGGATATAAGTAATGCAAGAATCATTAAATAGTGCATTTTACTTGATGACATAGTCCTGCCCCCCCCTTACGATAACAGTTCAAGTGGATCCCTCTCACTCCTTCGCGCCATGTTTACGAAGCAAATCGGCGATGTCTTTCTCTCCTCTCGCTTCGGCAAACATCAATGCTGTCCAACCGTTGTTATTCTTTATATTCGCTTCAGTACTATTGGAAATTAATGAATGACCTAATATATCGATCAAATCTTTATCACTTTTGGCATTCACTTCGGCACCATGATGAATAAGTAATTCGATGAAAGTCTTTTCGCAAAATAACGTAAAAAACATTAATGGTGTCATACCCTTCAATGCCTTGACATTAATATCGGCTCCACTGGAAAGGAGAAGCTCGAGGATATCTTTGCTGACCATTGCCCGAAATAGTGCGGTCATGCCAGTTCCATCTTTAGCGTTTACATCAGCACCTTTGGAAATAAGAAGTTCAACTATGTCTTTCTTTCCCTGGCCTGCGGCAATCATCAATGCTGTTATGCCGCCATTTGCAGTTTTAGCATGTGCTAACTGGGGGTTTTCTGACAATAAGGCTTCTGTTTTTATAATATCTCCCCTTTCTGCAGCTCCAAAGATACTATCAGCGTTGAAAAAATAGTCACTCGCCATCGCCTCATCCCTTTTCATTCAGCAGATTAAAACCTCAATAATGCCTCTAAGGCCTTTTCGTCCGCTTTCCATAATAATAGTGATAATAAAGGAGAGCTTATATAACCATATTCATAACACTGAGGAAGCTCGGTATTCCCGGCAGAATTTGTATGAAACGAGAGCATCATTATAAGAAAATTAAGAACATTCATAATAATAAGTCCTGGAAGGCCTTTCCCATCACTCCTTCACCCCATTGTCTTGCAGAATTTGGATGATGTTCTTCAATTCATACTTTTTTGCATACCTCAAAGGAGTGTTCCCGCTCTTGTCCTTGATTGACCCATCGGCACCCAAAGAGAGCAGCAGTTTTACCTCGTTGTCATTACCTGAAAGAACCGCATTATGGAGCAGAGTTTTACCCTTACTGTTTCTTGCATTTATATCTGCGCCTTTGTCAAGAAGCAGCTTTATAAGATCCTTGGATTGTGTCTCACCCGGTAAATCTTGGCAAGCCTCAAAAAGAGGCGTATTTCCTTTCTCGTCTCTCGCGTTTACATCGGCACCTTTTGCAATAAGGAGCTTTGCAATCTCTCCTTTTCCCTTTCTCACTGCAAAGTGAAGAAATGTGACAATTTCAACGGTTGGCTTCAGGTGAACCGTTTTTTTGACCAGCTCCGGGTATCTGTCAAGAAGCTCCGCCGCTTTCTGTTGTCTTCCTGAATCTATTGCAAGCAGCATGTCAATCTGACCGCATTGTGACTCAAGAAACTCATCAATGAGAGCGTTGAGATACTCTTCTGTGCTTTTCTCATCCTCTGCCGTGAGTTCATTGTTGTGAAAAGGCACTGCCTTCCCTTTCTCAAAATCCCTCCGGGCATTCTTATAATCCTCAAGAAAATACCGCATGGCTCCAGCGATGAGGTATGACTCCTTCAACTGGTCTTTGTATTTAGGGTCTTCGATGAGCTTTTCGGCATAACCGAGGGCTCTCTTTCTCGATAAAGCAGCCTTCTCAAGCATTCCTGCCTTGTCGTAATGAAAGGCCGCCACACGGTAAAAGAGACAGCATTCCTTAT
This sequence is a window from Candidatus Eremiobacterota bacterium. Protein-coding genes within it:
- a CDS encoding ankyrin repeat domain-containing protein, with protein sequence MASDYFFNADSIFGAAERGDIIKTEALLSENPQLAHAKTANGGITALMIAAGQGKKDIVELLISKGADVNAKDGTGMTALFRAMVSKDILELLLSSGADINVKALKGMTPLMFFTLFCEKTFIELLIHHGAEVNAKSDKDLIDILGHSLISNSTEANIKNNNGWTALMFAEARGEKDIADLLRKHGAKE
- a CDS encoding ankyrin repeat domain-containing protein; its protein translation is MLEKAALSRKRALGYAEKLIEDPKYKDQLKESYLIAGAMRYFLEDYKNARRDFEKGKAVPFHNNELTAEDEKSTEEYLNALIDEFLESQCGQIDMLLAIDSGRQQKAAELLDRYPELVKKTVHLKPTVEIVTFLHFAVRKGKGEIAKLLIAKGADVNARDEKGNTPLFEACQDLPGETQSKDLIKLLLDKGADINARNSKGKTLLHNAVLSGNDNEVKLLLSLGADGSIKDKSGNTPLRYAKKYELKNIIQILQDNGVKE